The sequence GGCGAATGGAGGTCCGACGCACCGTGAAACTTTGGtaaaacgtctaaactagccgtgaactaaaatgaggacagattcagctactgcacagggCCTAATTAATGACTAATATTCGAATATTTGGCTCATATTAGGGACAGAGagcataaacatgtttacatcctCAGTTTAGGAGAAACAGAGGTCAAGGGTGACATCCTGCAGAGTAATTTGGGGTGACTTGGTACCTACACGTGATTTAGGGTGACTGCAATTGGCAGACGCACCGGCATTTAGGATGTCAGAAACTAGAACCACCTCAGACGAGAGAaagtgagtaatttttccttcagtcTCGAAAACGTATTTCTGAGAAGTTTGATCTTGCTCCGGAGTCCGACggcattagcatagcattagcgtGGATATCTCCGTCTTTGGCTTTCGTCTTCCATTTACCAACACGGGCGAAGTGAAGCGTgttaatattcggataccacgaCCACGACCGAATACTCGGATATTCTGGTCCAGCCCTAGTGACCACGTAGTGAACCCTCAAGTGATCCGACCACCAAACaagcgattttcagatgcgacGCGTTTACATGTGGGAAACcacggatcctgtggacacgttGCATTTCTCTACAAAATAACAGTCTTTGTACTTATAAAGACAAGTTATGTGAGAGTTTGGTGTCTCTAAATGGGTTGTATGAGGTGGTTAAATCCATTTCTGCTCTTTTAAATGCAGAACACAGGAGCTGCTGGTGGGTTTGTTTGTGTCGTTGCATCACTTTGCTGTTTCATGACATTAATTTGTATCCAAACTAACAAACTTATGTCTCCTGCGAGGTCTAGTTGTTCTTTTTTATCAATGGAGTCTAGTGGATTTGAAGAGACCAAAATCAAAGCTCCACTTCCATCCGACAGCAAGGCAAAGCtgtaaaaatattctaaatatgggccttgttatttttttaggaggctaaaatacattttgctgctgatgCTGTCAACATTAATTAGCTTCTGTGCTCCAATCAAAAGAACCAAACTGGActgtgtgaaggaaaaattactgtTTCCCCTTTTTTAAGGTATTTCCTTGAAGCTGTTTGCCGACGTCATCCCAAGTTATCTTCCTGTagcacaggggtgtcaaacatgcagcccgtggaCCAAAACCGGctcaccagagggtccaatccggtccacggcccgactttgtaaagtgtagaaattacagagaaaacattaactgtagttagaaatgagtaaaactgtaaatttaaaataatttctagaccatgacaagttgtttggatcataaagtaaaatactagattgttcattgttctgttgtgtctcatttttgtaatatgttgtcatgtttttgttttttgtctgacttttgtcatttgtttcatgtttttgtcatttttttctcatttttgtcgttttgtgtctcattcttgtaatattttgtcttgtcttcgttgttttttgtctgatttttgtcatttatctcgtgtttttgtcattttgtttctcttttgcgcttcctttttgtctcgcttgtgttttttgtcttatttttttaatcattttgttttgctttattcgtttttTTGGCttattgttgtttgtccattttttggtcgttttgtatctcataatattttgtcttgtttttgttgtttttttatctctttttgtctgacttttgtcattttgatcataaagtaaaatactatattgttaaGATCCagatgtgactaaatgttttgttcctttgtagacattctgtgatctggaagttgtaatgtgtaaaagataaactgaggctgaatgttgttgaaatgtaacttatttttcttcagaaatttcaggttgttcatgatgtttgtaaaaaaaaaaataaataaataaataataaaaattgttccttaaatgtgagtattttcaGAACGTTCCTTTTTTGCAGCtctttataggttattatgctctgattttacttaTTGGACGATGgataaaaaaatgtcttaatcTGTTTAATTTTAACATATTGGTAGGTCTgctactagactttttttctaattagTAGTTAACTGCAAATACATGACTTTTTTCAGACTCTTTTTATTATTGTggaaagcaaaggaaaaataaatagcatttcatttgttttttaggtTTCATTTGTCTGTTATTGTCTCCAGAAACAGTTTTCCTAATTAAAAGGCAGCTCAGAACATTGTGCAGACAGAAGCAGCAACAACATTGTCTCTAACTGGAAAGGACACTTGTTTGTATTTAATGATTTGGATCTTCAGATTCTGTGATTTTCTCAGGTTCAGCGGGTCCACTTGTATTCAGACTAACCTCCATACTGATGCCTTCAAGCCCTTCACAAAGCTTCATTTACCCCGTCGCTGTGGAAAACAGCTGCAACAACCAGAGCTCCTTCTAACTAAACCCACACAGTTGAAGGATACTGACTTCGGTGGTGGTGAACTGGTCTCGCAGGAAGTCCAGATCCTCCTCGAGCGTCTCGAGGTTGCGAGACGCCGTGGACAGGTTCTTCTCTAGCAGAGCCTGGGCTTCGTCGATGTCGTACTCTAACATGACGTTGGCCTTGGAGGCGGGTGATACAAACACAACACGACTGTGAGGTTTGATTCGGGAGCCTCGGACCTTTCTCATGCTTCAAAACTGACCAgtatcttgttttgtctcatctaAAGGTAACCCGGGTACTGTGACGGTGAATAAAACTCACCCCTAACCATAGGCAGACTTTGTTGGTGGGCGGCACTAGGGCCTTGCAGTAAACGCTGTCAGCCAATAGGAAGTGTGTGTCCATGGGCTCTGTGGTTTCCTAAAGGgcaaaaagtacagaaaactTAGTCGGAAGGcctttatttccatttcttcCAACACGTTTTCTTCATCCTGCCCTGATCTGTTGGTGTTAACTTCACTTAAAGAGACAGAAGATTCAACAAGTGCAGAGGGTTTTACTACGAAGCCAGTTCAACGTGAGTCGACTCCACAGAAACTAAGACCTCAGAGTTAACAGATATCATGAAGATGTTTTTCACCTTTCTTTATggactcagactttctgcttcaaactctgtTCACGCTGAAGGAGGAGTTTAATGCTTCATGTGACctttcttctgcacaaaatgaaccaatgGTGTTCAGCTGTTTCAGTCAAcagtttgttttaatggaggacgatgagaaatataaaaatgtatgacagCAAAATGCACTTAACGtgtgttaatgtatttattttactgatcaatgcagctgcacattaaaaatgttaaatgttaaacttcacatatttaaacatgatatgatattgaagtgcatttaggtctgactcTGTCTCTTAACGAAGGAAATCaggttaatttgtggccaaatcaaagtgaaattaatgttactgattggatattctctgtaataaatactgatAAATAATCAGTGTTGTAATCTGGGTAAacagaccaaacataaaaacatatttatacgatgtctgcatcaccagctgaatacatgttgggtttccatggcaacacgatgcatacagtgtgtgatactggAACTACAccgcttcattcagtggttttagtaacgtacagatcaacaggtttacagacaaaacattttacctcagctgagaatctggatCTCTCATAAATAATAGTCAGAAAACAATTTAGTTAAAGGGAGACGCTTCTTACAGATTATTTTAATCTGAAGCTCTGAACAGAAtctgctccacagcatcagttaccatggagatctagctccacagcatcagttaccatggagatctagcgccacagcatcagttaccatggagatctagctccacagcatcagttaccatggagatctagcgccacagcatcagttaccatggagatctagcgccacagcatcagttaccatggagatctagcgccacagcatcagttaccatggagatctagctccacagcatcagttaccatggagatctagcgccacagcatcagttaccatggagagctagcgccacagcatcagttaccatggagatctagctccacagcatcagttaccatggagatctagctccacagcatcagttaccatggagatctagcgccacagcatcagttaccatggagatctagctccacagcatcagataccatggagatctagcgccacagcatcagttaccatggagatctagctccacagcatcagttaccatggagatctagctccacagcatcagttaccatggagatctagctccacagcatcagttaccatggaaatcTAGCAGGTTTGCAGTTACAGTAGTTCACTAGCTGGTTTCTCACCTTTTTCTTCTGCATGTGTCGAAGGATTTCTAGTGTCTGTGTGATTTGTGGGATCTGGTTCTTCAACCTaaatgtaaagagaaaaaaaaagatgtttgatTAAATCAAGGACGccttttattcattattcataTTCATTATTCAATGCAGTGGAATAAAGTACATAAACATGGAAATTCTTTAAAGTACAAGcggcttaaaaaaaatctaacattaGAAGGACGTAGCATCGCAGCTAATCATGAAGATAAATGTTGTTCATTTAGCAGCTGTGTATAAATTCCGCTGTTTCAGATTAAATTTTAAAGAAACACGATGAAATCTTTGGTCATGAATTAAAAACTGTCCTATCAGGGACAAACCACTGGCAGAACATGTAAATACGAACTCTGAAACCAACCGTAAACAGTTGGCTAAATGTCCTTCTGTTGATGTTACCTGAGTTTCTTCTGAGACAGGTTGAGCTCcatgtatttatatttctgGTATTGTTCGTCCAGCTTCCTCAGCGCTGCGTCGGCCGTCTCGTTGCCGGGTTGCTTCATGAATGAGTCGACATCCTCCTGAGAAATCCAGCAAGAGAGAAAACGTCAGACGGTGAGTCAAGATGCTAAACAACGATAAAGTACTGAATGTTTAGTGAGATGTAGCCTTTATAGCGCTTCCTGGTGCTCAGACTGATTTTAAATGAGCTCATACTGTGATTTCTGACAACTTCAATGTTGAACCAGACCAACAAATACACAACTTAAGGCCTTGctgtgaattttaaaaagaactttTATTAGCTAGAACAGAAATGCTTTTTCTGCAGTAAGTCAAAACATCTGCTACGAAAACTGTGGATCTATTAAAGCTGCCCACATCCTCACACAGAAAAAATCCAATCAGAGAAAATTCCATCAACAATTACAActatttcatcttttttcattAATAAATTGATTTTATTGTGTGACTGCGTGTTTTCTTGAACCCAAGATTAGATTATTAAAGTACAAATTGTAATGTTTACTacgagagaaaaaagaaaagcaacaaaaaaaatacaaaaaattggCAGTTTGCTGCTGATTAATTTTCACAGATTAAGTTCTGACTCTGCAATGCAATTTGAAATGATGcaataagaaaattaaaaaggATGTAATTTAGACTAGTGGCCTccaacctttttttttgcaccaccAACCAGATTCAAGCAAGATCATTTTCTATGAGCCGGTCATCACGCTcataaaaaacaggaaaagcactcagagcgcagtacaaGGCTGCTccgtcgtatcatttctgacaggtgaaatctttaataaaaaatgaccttgcgctgagcacaggcgtgtcttctgcatgtgtacgttatgtacagatactgaatcacgtgacctaaatatgtagcaggcagcaggaattgatgggactcagaaacacccccacaatttaatcagttgttccttgtatcatttctgatggataagtcctgataagtcctcagcggtggatttgtagtaggatcacaatcatgtgatcatcagcaggcagctgacgtagtgttcacttgttgtcatggttacagtgacaccgtgctgctatctcacaatgatacagaaatcttttaacaaatccaaggatccagactataagccgcatcactgccaaaatctaatcacttggtccttgtgtcatttctgaccttccctgaaaatttaattcaaatctgttattccgtttttgagtaatgttgctaacagacggacagaaagacagacaaatgtacacgaTTGTCACAAAACTAAGCCGTGttctttggtggagtaataatgatcattttctgtttgttttttttttttaatactaaacaaataaaacgaCTTGTTATTGCTAAATATTAACCGTCAGCATCAAGTGTCTCCCTCTTTTAAAAGAAGCTCTCCAGAGACGTttggattttattcattttggcaGATTAACGGCTTCATTTAAAATCAAGTGTGAGAAACAAGCACAGATGGAAGCAACGGGAAGACGATCTagtcattttttcaaaataaaacatccgGCAGACTCTGccagaaataaaatagaaaataaaccgttttttttctctctgtgcgGCCCAATACCAAAGGACCCACGGCTCGGTATCGGTCCGCGGCCTGGTGGTTGGGGACCACTGCTTCAGAAGCTTCATCATGCAGGACGTCTCCATCATAATTTGTTATTTAATATTACTTTAAACTGATCAAAGAACGACTGAACTTACTGTTTCAGTGGCACAGAATGttatggtcattttattcacttattggcattattttattcataataGTTACTTTACTTAACACAGTCCCAGATTTTACGCTAATTATTTCATGTCCTTTAGTATGTAGACataaaaatggaacaaataCACGAGtgaaactatttctgaatatgGAGTAGCTGATATTTAGATagtgtgtgtcttaattttccaccgcatgttttaaatctatcaCATTAAATACCGAATTAAAGGTTTTAAAGCACAAATTGCAGGATTTTTGTTCAAATATTGCAACTGGACACTTTCCACAAAATGTTCAGCCCTCGTCTGTGGGACAAATTAGAAAAACTAACTCATACACAGCAGAACACagcttccccccccccccccctttttccCCCAGTTTGATACAAAAAGATGCGGTTCTCTTTGTTCCCCGACTGATCTGATAGAACATAATTAATCCAAGGGTTCTAATTAAAGGTTCTTTATGTGCAAAGCAAAGTGagtgagaaaaaagagaaacacttAAGAAAAAGATCTGGTCGTAAAAAGACAGAATTTCAGTAAGATGCAAATCCTTTGGCTCCAGACAGGGACAGGTCGCTACACAactcatttgtttgtctgtttagaTCAAAGCTCAGAGCTGGATTTGAATTTGAAAGATTATTAGATTACTTTTGCATCATACAGTGGTGGATAAAAGTTTTGggacacctcatacatttgtgaaatattgctttAAGAATCACttttaggtcttcaagtgtaatttctttcGGCcaatcacagccaaaatactaaacccatcctaaaaaaaaaagccattaaaaacctaaaatttattggttccataaaaacaaaacattttgagtattggatcattttggtagaattaagttttggtagtttttcttgtgaacaaaaaacaaaaaaacatcatttgtatttgtgtttgtctaATTCAGCCACACCCTTGGaaccacaaaaaagattttcccacaaatatttcatgataaaatTTGAGATATGGGTGTccaaacactttttttccaccactgcagaAGCCCCAAatggtgtttttgttgtagCTTTTTGCTGATTAGTTTTTATTCTGCATGCAGATTCACTCCTCTACATTAGCATCCCCATCTGTCTGGAATCAGAAATCCTTTACAAATACTTTAGCTAATTTCAGTAATATAATTTTATTCTATAATAAAGTACATCGCAGAAGAACATGTCATTTTTCTTCCAACATCGTGCAGTCCTTGCTCGGCAGCATCTACTAATAGTCGGGAGGTGATTTCACTCCACATCGGTGAAAGGAGGAGACAGAAGCAGCTAACGCTTCGTCTAAAGCTAAAAAGAAACTCGTTAGCAAAGCAGCTCCAGGTGACTGGGGGGCGGCTAACGTGTGGCTAGCGGGAATATCTTACAGCCTAAAGAGGAAACGAGGCTCTGGAAATAAGAAGCAGCTCGCCATCACACAGTAATGTCCATAGATGGAAGCGAGCAGGATTAGCTGTTAGCTTCCCGCTAGCTCGGCTAACTAGCTGCTAGCCTGCATGATGCGCCGGCTACAGCTACTAACGTGTGTCCGGCGGTGTAGTCGGGCTACACGGTGAAGAATGTGAGAGTTTACGCACCACAAACACCGCTTCGGGGATCCCGAGGTGCTTTTTCTTGGCCGCCTGTATGGCATTGCTGTTGTCTATGGTCGCCGCCATGCTGGAGAGAGGCTACTCCTTCCTTCCTGACGCACAAGCATGCGCAGAAGGGCGTCACCCGTCTGCAGGGGACAGCGGAGGCTCTGCTGCCCCCGGCGGCCACTGGTGCTAACTGCAGCCGACAGAGTTataaatcaaaaaatctgaaataaaaatgtaaatataagcagaaaaatatgtccgaaaaatatgaacattggcagaaaaatatgaacaaaaaatatacaaataagtagaaaaatatgaactAAAAATATAACCATAAGTAAAgatatatgtcctaaaaatataaacataaatggaaaaataagaactaaaaatataagaaataggtagaaaaatatgacctaaaaatataaaaataagtagaaaatattaacaaagaatataaacataagtagaaaaatataaccaaaaaatataaatataaatcaaaAGATATGTcccaaaaaatataaacattagtAGAAAAAtacatcctaaaaatataattatgttgaaaaatatgacatacaaatgcaataaataagtagaaaattatgatctaaaaatgtaaatataagtagaaaaatatgtccaaaaaatatagacataaaaatagaaatatgttcaaaaaatataaacataaatagaaaaatatgtcctaaaaatataaacataaatagaaaactatgtcctaaaaatataaatataagtagaaaaatacgacataaaaatacaataaataagtagaaaaaatatgatctaaaaatagaaatataagtagaaaaatatg comes from Amphiprion ocellaris isolate individual 3 ecotype Okinawa chromosome 23, ASM2253959v1, whole genome shotgun sequence and encodes:
- the vbp1 gene encoding prefoldin subunit 3, with the protein product MAATIDNSNAIQAAKKKHLGIPEAVFVEDVDSFMKQPGNETADAALRKLDEQYQKYKYMELNLSQKKLRLKNQIPQITQTLEILRHMQKKKETTEPMDTHFLLADSVYCKALVPPTNKVCLWLGANVMLEYDIDEAQALLEKNLSTASRNLETLEEDLDFLRDQFTTTEVNMARVYNWDVKRRSRENIKSAESKS